The Arvicanthis niloticus isolate mArvNil1 chromosome 2, mArvNil1.pat.X, whole genome shotgun sequence genome includes a window with the following:
- the LOC117703250 gene encoding vomeromodulin-like: MWVLQALAIMLSIQAGTLDLVETPPVVNTLPVAPLNFPVGLPSSPVLKGPPNSQVLPPKRPVPPSRGGKCVPTARYFLSSNKLHEYLMNTLPPQIEDMVKCDEVNLDGLVGNVLNMVGESDLLSILDVTSLLQGGGGSGLGLGGLLGKGGNEDSSKPSSGSKANLEGPPGNQLLGGLLNLGGDKGSGKGLLNTQGLSDVTKPLDGIGENLNNLKGSVEDKVRDMVPESIKGPMTDLLKMDIKDTLLKLKVSQVTVDSTEITMGADEMEVLSEVTANIEGEGVLGTVITILQFQSSLDVTMKIAVSSNNTQCVNLDVQDTHMHVKEMNIQLVKTVTETVPLPLPLPLNQVIPEVLTAKINENLEKSNSCAIVLSDFNECKNTTGLFSYQVHTAKISPTGLAILYCSKANIGNKTVPVPGGRLPPDPQNASIAVTISSSTLKTLVKHVAKQSSVQMNGLEAQITRIAFASQENNMLRVLYKVDIRKDGETFATGETKLFISHDSKISNSKLVPDIKLTRSEHSVEPPEAKAEVEEIMSEVTKKAWSKFNEHYKKMNVPDGVSSNALGNASVKLLRSSDIQAAS; this comes from the exons ATGTGGGTTCTCCAGGCCTTGGCCATCATGTTGAGCATCCAAGCAGGAACACTTGACCTGGTGGAAACACCCCCAGTGGTGAACACTCTTCCTGTTGCTCCGCTCAATTTCCCTGTAGGACTCCCAAGTTCCCCAGTCCTCAAAGGTCCACCCAACAGTCAAGTCTTACCTCCCAAAAGGCCTGTACCTCCATCCAGAGGTGGCAAGTGTGTACCTACAGCCAGATACTTCCTCTCCAGTAACAAACTCCATGAAT ACCTCATGAACACACTGCCCCCACAGATTGAGGACATGGTGAAGTGTGATGAAGTTAACCTGGACGGCTTGGTTGGGAATGTGTTAAACATGGTGGGGGAATCTGACCTGCTCTCCATCTTAGATGTCACTTCCCTCCTACAAGGGGGAGGAGGCTCTGGCCTTGGCCTTGGTGGACTCTTAGGCAAAGGAGGTAATGAGGATTCCTCAAAGCCCTCATCAGGCTCCAAGGCCAATCTAGAAGGACCCCCAGGCAACCAACTCCTGGGTGGCTTACTAAACCTTGGTGGAGACAAGGGCTCTGGAAAAGGACTGCTGAATACACAAGGGCTCTCCGATGTCACCAAGCCTCTGGATGGCATAGGTGAAAATTTAAACAACCTAAAAGGTTCTGTCGAGGACAAAGTGAGGGATATGGTCCCAGAAAGCATCAAGGGACCAATGACAGATCTGCTCAAGATGGATATCAAAGACACTCTGCTCAA ATTAAAGGTCTCACAAGTAACAGTGGACAGCACAGAGATAACCATGGGAGCTGATGAGATGGAAGTTCTCTCTGAAGTTACTGCCAACATAGAAGGAGAAGG CGTGCTTGGAACAGTCATCACCATACTGCAGTTTCAATCTAGCCTGGACGTAACAATGAAAATTGCTGTTTCCTCCAACAACACCCAATGTGTCAACCTTGATGTGCAAGACACCCACATGCATGTCAAGGAAATGAACATTCAGTTAGTAAAGAC AGTCACAGAAACtgtgcctcttcctctgcctctgccgttGAATCAGGTCATCCCAGAAGTACTGACagcaaaaatcaatgaaaat CTGGAGAAATCCAACTCCTGTGCCATCGTCCTCAGTGACTTCAACGAGTGCAAGAACA CTACCGGCTTATTCAGCTACCAAGTTCACACTGCCAAGATCTCTCCCACAGGACTTGCCATCCTCTACTGT TCTAAAGCCAATATAGGCAACAAAACAGTACCTGTGCCTGGAGGTCGGCTGCCTCCAGATCCCCAAAACGCCAGCATTGCGGTAACCATCTCCTCCTCAACACTGAAGACACTTGTAAAACACGTGGCCAAGCAGAGCTCTGTTCAG ATGAATGGCCTGGAAGCACAAATTACCCGTATAGCATTCGCCTCCCAGGAAAACAATATGCTCAGGGTCCTGTATAAGGTGGACATAAGGAAGGATGGAGAGACCTTTGCCACTGGGGAAACG AAATTATTCATCTCCCATGACAGCAAGATTTCAAATTCCAAACTGGTACCGGACATCAAACTCACAAG GTCTGAGCACAGTGTGGAACCCCCCGAGGCT AAGGCAGAAGTAGAAGAAATTATGTCTGAAGTCACAAAGAAGGCCTGGTCCAAATTTAATG AACactataaaaaaatgaatgttccAGATGGAGTGTCTTCAAATGCTTTAGGCAACGCCAGTGTCAAATTGCTGAGATCA TCTGACATTCAGGCAGCAAGCTGA